The genomic stretch CACCGGGACGAGGACGACATGACCCAGGGCACCGTGAAGTGGTTCAACAGCGAGAAGGGCTTCGGCTTCATCGAGCAGGACGGTGGCGGCCCCGACGTGTTCTGCCACTTCTCCGCGATCAGCGGTAGCGGCTACAAGTCGCTGGACGAGGCGCAGCGCGTCGAGTTCGACGTCACGCAGGGCCAGAAGGGCCCGCAGGCGGAGAACGTCCGCCCGATCTGAGCCACGTGACGAGGCCCCGGCGTTCCACGCCGGGGCCTCGTCCGTCTCCGGGCCCGGCGCCCGGCGGACGGATCGATCCGGCACCGCCCCGCCCACCCAGGAGGCCCCCCATCGCCACACCCCGGTCCCGCTGCGCCGACGCCCACCTCGGGTGCACCTGCCGCGGCGACGGCGCCGTCCACGCCCAGCGCGCCCGCGAGCGCGACGAGGCCCGCGCCCAGGCAGCCGACGTGGTCCCGTGCCCCGAGTGCGGCCGGCCCACCACGCCCTACCAGCTGGTCACCTGGGGCAACTGCCGCGCCTGCCGCACCGCCCACTCCCGCTCGGTGGAGCCGCTGCGCTGGTGAGCCTGCGCTGGTGAGCCTGCGCTGGTGAGCCTGCGCTGGTGAGCCCGCGCTGGTGAGAAGCCGGCTCGCCGGTGAGCACG from Modestobacter roseus encodes the following:
- a CDS encoding cold-shock protein yields the protein MTQGTVKWFNSEKGFGFIEQDGGGPDVFCHFSAISGSGYKSLDEAQRVEFDVTQGQKGPQAENVRPI